The Mixophyes fleayi isolate aMixFle1 chromosome 1, aMixFle1.hap1, whole genome shotgun sequence genome includes a region encoding these proteins:
- the LOC142103726 gene encoding N-acetyltransferase 8-like — translation MSNYVIRVYKDSDCDVARHLFACGIKEHSKKIFYHALGLHYIWLLLVLVFILVLNFVSVTMSILAVTMVILSVWFGARHMYTSCIRLALSNDMLDIRKYYLQREGYCFWVAELEGEVVGTVAALPSHLPSGEKHLQLKRLSVSKGHRGKGIGKQLCRTMIDFARKRGCDAVVLTTTLTQTDACVLYEKMGFRRTHTYYPKLLAKLLDCRDVDYQYDIPSVQ, via the coding sequence ATGTCTAACTACGTTATCCGAGTATACAAGGACTCTGACTGCGACGTGGCCAGGCACCTGTTTGCTTGTGGAATTAAGGagcacagtaaaaaaatattttaccatgCATTAGGACTACACTACATCTGGCTTCTGTTGGTTCTTGTGTTCATACTTGTGTTGAACTTTGTGTCTGTTACTATGTCCATCCTCGCAGTGACCATGGTAATACTCAGTGTTTGGTTTGGAGCCCGGCATATGTACACATCCTGCATTCGGTTAGCACTGTCTAATGACATGTTGGATATCCGGAAATATTACCTGCAGCGGGAAGGCTACTGTTTCTGGGTGGCTGAGTTAGAGGGGGAAGTTGTAGGGACAGTGGCTGCTCTCCCTTCCCATCTCCCCAGTGGAGAAAAACACTTACAACTGAAACGACTCTCAGTGTCCAAAGGGCACAGAGGCAAAGGAATTGGCAAACAGTTGTGCAGGACCATGATTGACTTTGCCCGTAAGAGAGGCTGTGATGCAGTTGTGCTGACAACGACTTTAACACAAACTGATGCCTGTGTCTTGTATGAGAAGATGGGCTTCAGACGAACGCACACATACTATCCAAAACTCTTGGCAAAACTGCTTGATTGCAGAGACGTGGACTACCAATATGATATCCCATCAGtgcaatga
- the LOC142103526 gene encoding N-acetyltransferase 8F1-like translates to MSYSIRLYKDSDYEEVREIFACGIKEHTGLAFYHALSLTHIRILLLLIFLLLLQTTGSFIAPMVAVAITIASLWLFNRHIYSAYVQHCLVDDMLDIRKYYLQREGYCFWVAESAGEVVGTVAAVPPHHAGGERQVELKRLSVPKRHRGKGIAKALCKTVIEFAQKRACEAVILETSLAQTDACRLYEKMGFRKIRIDYAPHASAKFIDFRIFFYQYDIPNHM, encoded by the coding sequence ATGTCTTACAGTATCAGGCTGTATAAAGACTCTGACTATGAGGAGGTCCGGGAGATCTTTGCTTGTGGCATTAAAGAACACACTGGCTTGGCTTTCTATCATGCACTGAGTCTTACACATATCAGAATCCTTCTCCTCCTTATATTCCTACTTCTGCTCCAAACCACCGGATCATTTATTGCACCCATGGTTGCAGTGGCCATTACTATAGCTTCGTTATGGCTCTTCAACAGACATATCTATTCTGCCTATGTCCAGCACTGCCTGGTTGATGACATGTTGGATATTCGTAAATATTACCTTCAGCGGGAGGGTTACTGCTTCTGGGTGGCAGAATCAGCTGGGGAGGTAGTGGGGACAGTGGCCGCTGTTCCACCACATCATGCCGgtggagagagacaagttgagCTTAAGAGATTGTCAGTTCCAAAGAGACACAGAGGTAAAGGAATTGCTAAAGCCTTGTGCAAGACAGTGATTGAATTTGCCCAGAAGAGAGCCTGCGAGGCAGTGATCCTGGAAACTTCATTGGCTCAAACTGATGCGTGTCGGCTCTATGAGAAGATGGGTTTCAGGAAAATCCGTATTGACTATGCACCTCATGCTTCAGCAAAATTTATTGacttcagaatatttttttaccaATATGACATTCCAAATCACATGTGA